In Magnetospirillum sp. XM-1, a single window of DNA contains:
- a CDS encoding Panacea domain-containing protein, with protein sequence MPIAVKSCLDVVFWISDQALNDREYIQPQKLHRLLYLSQAYFAVAYHGRKLMPATFVTDAFGPIEPTVFHAFAFGRPTMIEGNMLSEQVSHFLDGIWRRYGPYTADQLTKKIVEHAPVALAMAKGINEEIPFADMVKYYSEEAAARNKPASSVDPIDQVLKPRMMRSQSGKPVTVAAWKPKAIVPKKDE encoded by the coding sequence ATGCCCATAGCCGTTAAATCATGCCTCGACGTGGTGTTCTGGATCTCCGACCAGGCGCTGAACGATCGCGAATACATCCAGCCGCAAAAGCTGCACCGCCTGCTCTACCTGTCCCAGGCCTATTTCGCCGTGGCCTATCACGGCCGCAAGCTGATGCCCGCCACCTTCGTCACCGACGCCTTCGGCCCCATCGAGCCCACGGTGTTCCACGCCTTCGCCTTCGGGCGGCCGACCATGATCGAGGGCAACATGCTGTCCGAGCAGGTCAGCCATTTCCTCGACGGCATCTGGCGCCGCTACGGCCCCTACACCGCCGACCAGCTGACCAAGAAGATCGTCGAGCATGCCCCCGTCGCCCTGGCCATGGCCAAGGGCATCAACGAGGAAATCCCCTTCGCCGACATGGTGAAGTACTATTCCGAGGAGGCGGCCGCCCGCAACAAGCCGGCCTCTTCCGTCGATCCCATCGACCAGGTGCTCAAACCGCGCATGATGCGCTCGCAATCGGGCAAGCCGGTCACCGTCGCCGCCTGGAAGCCCAAGGCCATCGTTCCGAAGAAGGACGAATGA
- a CDS encoding branched-chain amino acid ABC transporter permease, whose amino-acid sequence MINPPKRLTLILLVLLAVLALFPAWGPLAFGPKYNFLLQKLTGIMILAILAMSLDLLVGVAGLVSLGHAAFFGLGGYMLALMSPQYEAANLWVVLPAAMGAVALAALVIGFLAIRTAGIYFIMVTLAFGQMGYYFFNDSKLAGGSDGAYIYVKPAVEAFGTTLVNLDSKPAFFFVVLGCLVAVYLLLRVVLASPFGRVLAAIGVNEGRVRGLGYDPMLYKLVAFAIAGALAGLAGFLAATQYGFVNPAMLGWHQSGHVLVMVILGGMGTLFGPILGAFILELAHFGLEAMTEHWLLPMGVLVIAIVLALPKGVAGLLLQWCQPKDRGDKP is encoded by the coding sequence ATGATCAATCCCCCCAAGCGTCTCACCCTGATCCTGCTGGTGCTGCTGGCCGTCCTGGCGCTGTTTCCCGCCTGGGGGCCGCTGGCCTTCGGGCCCAAGTACAATTTCCTGCTGCAGAAGCTGACCGGCATCATGATCCTGGCCATCCTGGCCATGAGCCTGGACCTGCTGGTGGGCGTCGCCGGGCTGGTCAGCCTGGGCCATGCCGCCTTCTTCGGCCTGGGCGGCTACATGCTGGCCCTGATGAGCCCGCAATACGAGGCCGCCAATCTGTGGGTGGTGCTGCCCGCCGCCATGGGCGCGGTGGCGCTGGCCGCGCTGGTCATCGGCTTCCTCGCCATCCGCACGGCGGGCATCTACTTCATCATGGTGACCCTGGCCTTCGGCCAGATGGGCTACTACTTCTTCAACGATTCGAAGCTGGCCGGCGGCTCGGACGGGGCCTACATCTACGTCAAGCCGGCGGTCGAGGCCTTTGGCACCACCCTGGTCAACCTGGACAGCAAGCCGGCCTTCTTCTTCGTCGTGCTGGGCTGTCTGGTGGCCGTCTACCTGCTGCTGCGGGTGGTCCTGGCGTCGCCCTTCGGGCGGGTGCTGGCCGCCATCGGCGTCAACGAGGGACGGGTGCGCGGCCTGGGCTATGACCCCATGCTCTACAAGCTGGTGGCCTTCGCCATCGCCGGCGCCCTGGCCGGGCTGGCCGGCTTCCTGGCCGCCACCCAGTATGGCTTCGTCAATCCCGCCATGCTGGGCTGGCACCAGTCGGGCCACGTGCTGGTGATGGTCATCCTGGGCGGCATGGGCACTCTGTTCGGTCCCATCCTGGGGGCCTTCATCCTGGAACTGGCCCATTTCGGCCTGGAAGCCATGACCGAGCACTGGCTGCTGCCCATGGGCGTGCTGGTGATCGCCATCGTCCTGGCCTTGCCCAAGGGCGTGGCCGGGCTGCTGCTGCAATGGTGTCAGCCCAAGGACAGGGGGGACAAGCCATGA
- a CDS encoding NTP transferase domain-containing protein, protein MTPPVLAGLVLAAGRASRMGRDKRLLRVEGRSMLERAVAAALEGGLSPVLVVTGPEPQPDLPEGVIRVVNADPSRGMASSLAEGVAALPGNVAGVMVLLADMPRVTGAHVRALAAAFRPEGICVPVFAGQRGNPVLLARRFFAAMGELTGDKGARGLIAQHAQAVAEIAMEDDGILIDVDTPESLRALGGEE, encoded by the coding sequence GTGACGCCGCCGGTGCTGGCCGGGCTGGTGCTGGCGGCGGGAAGGGCCAGCCGCATGGGCCGCGACAAGCGCCTGCTGCGCGTCGAAGGCCGTTCCATGCTGGAGCGCGCCGTCGCGGCGGCTTTGGAAGGCGGCCTGTCGCCGGTTCTGGTGGTCACCGGGCCGGAGCCCCAGCCCGACCTGCCCGAAGGCGTCATCCGGGTGGTCAACGCCGACCCGTCCAGGGGCATGGCGTCGTCCCTGGCCGAAGGCGTCGCGGCGCTGCCCGGGAACGTGGCGGGCGTCATGGTGCTGCTGGCCGACATGCCGAGGGTGACGGGGGCCCATGTGCGGGCCCTGGCCGCCGCCTTCCGTCCCGAAGGCATCTGCGTGCCGGTGTTCGCGGGGCAGCGGGGCAACCCGGTGCTGCTGGCGCGGCGCTTCTTCGCCGCCATGGGGGAATTGACCGGCGACAAGGGCGCCAGGGGGCTGATCGCCCAGCATGCCCAGGCGGTGGCCGAGATCGCCATGGAAGACGACGGAATCCTGATCGACGTGGACACGCCCGAATCATTGCGGGCCTTGGGAGGAGAGGAATGA
- a CDS encoding aminotransferase class V-fold PLP-dependent enzyme translates to MIKSIREAFPALGRPGFHYLDSAAMAQIPGMVSETIAHLNRTARSNVRRGLHEMARRADEAYDGARDSVGRFLNAPPEEVVFTGGCTLALNMAAWGLGRNLGPGDEVVVSRLEHHSACLPWMALAKERGFALRWLGVTPEGRLDLDGLGAVMTPRCKVVVATHASNVTGAVSDLPRLAEAAHAVGALLVVDGAQMVPHGPVDPRALGADLYAFAGHKAYGPTGIGVLWGRAEVLAGMTPLVVGGGMVGTVEDDGFTLADPPHRFEAGTPPVAQAVGLAAALDWMGGLDWQAVRQQEASLTWHLLDGLRGMEGVRIVGPTGLEARVPVVSFTVAGCHPHDLAHLLAERGVAVRGGAHCARPLMSALGLEEGTLRASLAAYSDRADVDALLKALGEAVKVLR, encoded by the coding sequence ATGATCAAGTCCATTCGCGAGGCGTTTCCCGCTTTGGGGCGGCCGGGATTTCATTACCTGGACAGCGCCGCCATGGCGCAGATTCCCGGCATGGTGTCGGAGACCATCGCCCACCTGAACCGCACGGCGCGCTCCAACGTGCGCCGCGGCCTGCACGAGATGGCGCGCCGCGCCGACGAGGCCTATGACGGGGCGCGGGATTCGGTGGGGCGCTTCCTCAACGCGCCGCCTGAGGAGGTGGTGTTCACCGGCGGCTGCACCCTGGCGCTGAACATGGCCGCCTGGGGGCTGGGGCGGAATCTGGGGCCGGGCGACGAGGTGGTGGTCAGCCGTCTCGAGCATCATTCCGCCTGCCTGCCCTGGATGGCACTGGCCAAGGAGCGGGGATTCGCGCTGCGCTGGCTGGGGGTGACGCCCGAGGGGCGGCTGGACCTGGACGGCCTGGGGGCGGTGATGACGCCCCGCTGCAAGGTGGTGGTGGCAACCCACGCCTCCAACGTCACCGGGGCGGTCAGCGACCTTCCCCGTCTGGCCGAGGCGGCCCACGCGGTCGGCGCCCTGCTGGTGGTGGACGGCGCCCAGATGGTGCCGCACGGCCCGGTCGATCCGCGCGCGCTGGGCGCCGACCTCTACGCCTTCGCCGGGCACAAGGCCTATGGCCCCACCGGCATCGGGGTGCTGTGGGGCCGCGCCGAGGTTCTGGCCGGCATGACGCCCCTGGTGGTCGGCGGCGGCATGGTCGGCACGGTGGAGGACGACGGCTTCACCCTGGCCGATCCGCCGCACCGCTTCGAGGCGGGCACGCCGCCGGTGGCCCAGGCGGTGGGGCTGGCCGCCGCGCTCGACTGGATGGGCGGGCTGGACTGGCAGGCGGTGCGCCAGCAGGAAGCGTCGCTGACCTGGCATCTGCTCGACGGCCTGCGCGGCATGGAGGGCGTGCGCATCGTCGGGCCGACGGGCCTGGAGGCCCGGGTGCCGGTGGTGTCGTTCACGGTGGCGGGCTGCCATCCCCACGACCTTGCCCATCTGCTGGCCGAGCGCGGCGTGGCGGTGCGCGGCGGCGCCCATTGCGCCCGGCCGCTGATGAGCGCCCTGGGGCTGGAGGAGGGGACGCTGCGCGCCTCGCTGGCCGCCTATTCCGACCGGGCGGACGTGGATGCCCTGCTGAAGGCCTTGGGCGAAGCGGTGAAGGTGCTGCGATGA
- a CDS encoding iron-sulfur cluster assembly scaffold protein, which produces MNDELYGAAIKDLAAREPVALDHPDASATQDNPLCGDRVSLDIRLEEGRVTAFGHRVKGCVLCRAASTLAAEQAVGLDAQAAARLADQVAGMLKKGAEPAFPALAAFLPVRPHKSRHDCVLLPFKALAKAVRGA; this is translated from the coding sequence ATGAACGACGAACTTTACGGCGCCGCCATCAAGGATCTGGCCGCCAGGGAGCCGGTCGCGCTGGACCATCCCGACGCCAGCGCCACCCAGGACAATCCCCTGTGCGGCGACCGGGTCAGCCTGGACATCAGGCTGGAGGAGGGCCGCGTCACGGCCTTCGGCCACAGGGTCAAGGGCTGCGTGCTGTGCCGGGCCGCCTCGACGTTGGCGGCGGAGCAGGCGGTGGGCCTGGACGCGCAAGCCGCCGCAAGGCTGGCCGATCAGGTGGCGGGCATGCTGAAGAAGGGGGCCGAGCCCGCCTTTCCCGCCCTGGCGGCCTTTCTGCCGGTGCGTCCGCACAAAAGCCGCCACGACTGCGTTCTGCTGCCGTTCAAGGCCCTGGCCAAGGCGGTCAGGGGAGCCTGA
- a CDS encoding ABC transporter substrate-binding protein, translating to MEDVKGISRRAVLQAGAVAAVGASGFVPTRFAIGNTAKVKVGFLLPYSGTYAGLGEAITNAFKMALEERGGKLGGRDVQFIAVDDESNPAKGPENTNKLVTGENVDFVVGPVHSGVAMGMVKVVRETGTITVIANAGAGAATGPLCAPNIFRTSFTNWQTAYPMGKVAMERGMKNVVTMSWKYAAGEEALSGFEQGFTKAGGKIAKQILVPFPQDEFQANLTEIAALKPDGVFVFFAGAGALKFVKDYAAAGLKSIPLMAPGFLTDGVLKEQGAAAEGVLTTLHYADALDTAENNAFRAAYRKGFSKDADVYAVQGYDSAQLLFQGMAAVKGDTGAKADLIAAMEKAVIKSPRGTFTLSKAHNPVQDIYLRQVKGGQEVVLGVADKALADPATGCKMG from the coding sequence ATGGAAGATGTGAAGGGTATTTCCCGTCGCGCGGTATTGCAGGCGGGCGCCGTGGCCGCCGTGGGCGCCAGCGGCTTCGTGCCGACCCGGTTCGCCATCGGCAACACCGCCAAGGTCAAGGTCGGCTTCCTGCTGCCCTATTCCGGCACCTATGCGGGGCTGGGCGAGGCCATCACCAATGCCTTCAAGATGGCGCTCGAGGAACGGGGCGGCAAGCTGGGCGGACGCGACGTCCAGTTCATCGCCGTCGACGACGAGTCCAACCCCGCCAAGGGGCCCGAGAACACCAACAAGCTGGTGACCGGCGAGAACGTCGACTTCGTGGTCGGCCCGGTCCATTCCGGCGTGGCCATGGGCATGGTCAAGGTGGTGCGCGAGACCGGCACCATCACGGTGATCGCCAATGCCGGGGCCGGCGCGGCCACCGGCCCCTTGTGCGCACCCAACATCTTCCGCACCTCGTTCACCAACTGGCAGACCGCCTATCCCATGGGCAAGGTGGCCATGGAGCGGGGTATGAAGAATGTGGTGACCATGTCGTGGAAGTACGCGGCGGGCGAGGAAGCCCTGAGCGGCTTCGAGCAGGGCTTCACCAAGGCCGGCGGCAAGATCGCCAAGCAGATCCTGGTTCCCTTCCCGCAAGACGAGTTCCAGGCCAACCTGACCGAGATCGCCGCGTTGAAGCCCGACGGCGTGTTCGTCTTCTTCGCCGGGGCCGGGGCTCTGAAGTTCGTCAAGGATTATGCGGCGGCGGGCTTGAAGTCCATTCCGCTGATGGCGCCGGGCTTCCTCACCGACGGCGTGCTGAAGGAGCAGGGCGCGGCGGCCGAAGGCGTGCTGACCACGCTGCACTACGCCGACGCGCTGGACACCGCCGAGAACAACGCCTTCCGCGCCGCCTACCGCAAGGGGTTCTCCAAGGACGCCGACGTCTACGCCGTGCAGGGTTATGATTCCGCCCAACTGCTGTTCCAGGGCATGGCTGCGGTCAAGGGCGACACCGGGGCCAAGGCGGACCTGATCGCCGCCATGGAAAAGGCGGTGATCAAGAGTCCGCGCGGCACCTTCACCCTGTCCAAGGCCCACAATCCGGTCCAGGACATCTACCTGCGCCAGGTCAAGGGTGGACAGGAAGTGGTTCTCGGCGTGGCGGACAAGGCGCTGGCCGATCCCGCCACCGGTTGCAAGATGGGCTGA
- a CDS encoding branched-chain amino acid ABC transporter permease, whose product MDFWFFLIQALNGVQYGLLLFLVASGLTLIFGIMGIINLAHGAFYMLGAYLAYWLAGVTGSLTAAVLLSLPLAGAIGYVIEALLVRTLYRRDHLDQVLLTYGLILIFNEATRMTWGADVHGVPVPAALNWSIKLTDTLSYPVYRLMLSGICAVLAVGMYLVITRTRFGMWVRAGASNRDMVAALGINVKLLFGVVFAIGAALAGLAGAISTPITSVAPGMGDSVLILCFVVVVIGGVGSIKGAFLGAMLIGLADTFGKVFVPDFASFTVYGVMAAVLLWKPRGLFS is encoded by the coding sequence ATGGATTTCTGGTTTTTCCTGATTCAGGCGCTGAACGGCGTCCAGTACGGGCTGCTGCTGTTCCTGGTGGCCAGCGGCCTGACCCTGATCTTCGGGATCATGGGCATCATCAATCTGGCCCACGGCGCCTTCTACATGCTGGGCGCCTATCTGGCCTACTGGCTGGCGGGCGTGACCGGCAGCCTGACCGCGGCCGTGCTGCTGTCGCTGCCGCTGGCCGGCGCCATCGGCTATGTGATCGAGGCCTTGCTGGTCAGGACGCTTTACCGCCGCGACCATCTGGACCAGGTGCTGCTGACCTATGGCCTGATCCTCATCTTCAACGAGGCGACCCGCATGACCTGGGGCGCCGACGTCCACGGCGTGCCGGTGCCCGCCGCTCTCAACTGGTCCATCAAGCTTACCGACACCCTGTCCTATCCCGTCTACCGTCTGATGCTGTCCGGCATATGCGCCGTGCTGGCGGTGGGCATGTATCTGGTCATCACCCGCACCCGATTCGGCATGTGGGTGCGGGCCGGGGCCTCCAACCGCGACATGGTGGCGGCGCTGGGCATCAACGTGAAGCTGCTGTTCGGCGTGGTGTTCGCCATCGGCGCCGCCCTGGCCGGGCTGGCCGGGGCCATCTCGACGCCCATCACCTCGGTGGCGCCGGGCATGGGCGATTCGGTGCTGATCCTGTGCTTCGTGGTGGTGGTGATCGGCGGCGTCGGCTCCATCAAGGGCGCCTTTCTCGGCGCCATGCTGATCGGCCTGGCCGACACCTTCGGCAAGGTCTTCGTGCCTGATTTCGCCAGCTTCACCGTCTATGGCGTCATGGCGGCGGTGCTGCTGTGGAAGCCCAGGGGATTGTTCTCATGA
- a CDS encoding xanthine dehydrogenase family protein subunit M: MFPFDYLRPQSVAEAVAAHDGEERRYLAGGQSLLAALKLRLAQPSALIDVVRLGELSGTRIEDGRLVVGAAVTHAGMAALSAIPALAELAGSIGDLQVRNMGTLGGALANADPASDHAAGVLGLGAEILTDRRVINADDFFLGMFETALEPGELIVAVRYLLPRRAGYAKVRNPASGYPVVGVFVAETEAGVRVAVTGAASCPFRLEEFEMALAGDFSAAALEGLSVPPDELNRDLHASAEYRAALIPVLARRALNHGCGS; encoded by the coding sequence ATGTTTCCCTTCGACTATCTCCGCCCTCAAAGCGTCGCCGAGGCGGTGGCGGCCCATGACGGCGAGGAGCGGCGCTATCTCGCCGGGGGGCAGAGCCTGCTGGCGGCCTTGAAGCTGCGTCTGGCCCAGCCCTCGGCCCTGATCGACGTCGTCCGCCTCGGGGAGTTGAGCGGCACGCGGATCGAGGACGGGCGGCTGGTGGTGGGGGCGGCGGTGACCCATGCCGGGATGGCGGCGCTGTCGGCCATTCCCGCCCTGGCCGAACTGGCCGGCTCCATCGGCGACCTGCAGGTCCGCAACATGGGCACGTTGGGCGGCGCGCTGGCCAATGCCGATCCGGCCAGCGACCACGCGGCGGGCGTTCTGGGCCTGGGGGCCGAGATCCTGACCGACCGCCGGGTCATCAATGCCGACGATTTCTTCCTCGGCATGTTCGAGACGGCCCTGGAGCCGGGAGAACTGATCGTCGCCGTGCGCTATCTTCTGCCGCGCCGCGCCGGCTATGCCAAGGTGCGCAATCCGGCCTCGGGCTATCCGGTGGTGGGCGTCTTCGTCGCCGAGACCGAGGCGGGCGTGCGGGTGGCGGTGACCGGGGCGGCGTCCTGTCCGTTCCGCCTCGAGGAATTCGAGATGGCCCTGGCCGGGGACTTTTCCGCCGCCGCCCTGGAGGGGTTGAGCGTTCCGCCCGACGAGTTGAACCGCGACCTGCATGCCAGCGCCGAGTACCGGGCGGCGCTGATTCCCGTCCTGGCGCGGCGCGCGCTCAACCACGGATGTGGTTCGTGA
- a CDS encoding (2Fe-2S)-binding protein: protein MRVAFSLNGEMVEAEVEPRTLLVTLLRETFGLTGTHVGCDTGQCGACTVHLDGRAVKSCLVLAAQADGRSVLTIEGVADGESLHPLQAAFRDRHALQCGFCTPGMVMSGLDLVAHLDGPDEAAIRHGLDGNLCRCTGYRPIVEAIAQTLREKG, encoded by the coding sequence ATGCGCGTGGCGTTCTCACTGAACGGCGAAATGGTGGAGGCCGAGGTCGAGCCCCGCACCCTGCTGGTCACCCTGCTGCGCGAGACGTTCGGGCTGACCGGCACCCATGTGGGCTGCGACACCGGCCAGTGCGGCGCCTGCACCGTCCATCTGGACGGCCGCGCCGTCAAATCCTGTCTGGTGCTGGCCGCCCAGGCCGACGGACGCAGCGTGCTGACCATCGAAGGCGTGGCGGATGGCGAAAGCCTGCATCCGCTGCAGGCCGCTTTCCGCGACCGCCACGCGCTGCAATGCGGCTTCTGCACGCCGGGCATGGTGATGAGCGGCCTGGACCTCGTCGCCCATCTGGATGGCCCCGACGAGGCCGCTATCCGCCATGGCCTCGACGGCAATCTGTGCCGCTGCACCGGCTATCGTCCCATCGTCGAGGCCATCGCCCAGACATTGCGGGAGAAGGGCTGA
- a CDS encoding glycoside hydrolase family 25 protein — protein sequence MMRRRDVLAGGLALGLAACASEPSRVARPPRPKATPGLVDEPALAGLNAVIDLHHANTVKSFAAARDGSGVLAVIHKASEGDWQDPRYEERRAAALAADLLWGAYHFGTRQHSGRVQARMFLAAARPDPSTLLVLDLEANLRAPGNAMRLDAAEDFVREIAETTGRLPLLYTHPAWADGEIMSGQSLGGAVEPGSILAACDLWLADYRYEPELPRAWGAKGWRLWQYAGDDAVTGGPFRDRSRSVRGVERCDRSVFAGGRDDLAAYWTGLPVRAGTTS from the coding sequence ATGATGCGCCGCCGCGACGTTCTGGCCGGCGGTCTGGCCCTGGGGCTGGCCGCCTGCGCCTCGGAACCCTCACGCGTCGCCCGACCGCCACGGCCCAAGGCCACGCCCGGTCTGGTGGACGAGCCCGCCTTGGCGGGCTTAAACGCCGTCATCGACCTGCATCACGCCAACACCGTCAAAAGCTTCGCCGCCGCCCGCGATGGCAGCGGCGTGCTGGCGGTGATCCACAAGGCCAGCGAGGGCGACTGGCAGGACCCCCGCTACGAGGAGCGCCGGGCCGCCGCCCTGGCCGCCGACCTGCTGTGGGGCGCCTATCATTTCGGCACAAGGCAGCATTCGGGCCGCGTCCAGGCCCGCATGTTCCTGGCCGCCGCCCGCCCAGATCCCTCCACGCTTCTGGTGCTCGACCTGGAGGCCAACCTGCGGGCGCCGGGCAATGCCATGCGCCTCGACGCCGCCGAGGACTTCGTGCGCGAGATCGCCGAGACCACCGGGCGGCTGCCCCTGCTCTACACCCATCCCGCCTGGGCCGACGGCGAAATCATGTCGGGCCAGAGCTTAGGCGGCGCCGTCGAGCCGGGCTCGATCCTGGCCGCCTGCGACCTGTGGCTGGCCGATTACCGCTACGAGCCGGAACTGCCCCGCGCCTGGGGGGCCAAGGGTTGGCGGCTGTGGCAATACGCCGGCGACGACGCCGTCACCGGCGGGCCGTTCCGCGACCGCAGCCGTTCGGTCCGCGGCGTGGAGCGCTGCGACCGCTCGGTGTTCGCCGGCGGCCGCGACGATCTGGCCGCCTATTGGACCGGACTGCCCGTCCGGGCCGGCACCACCAGCTGA
- a CDS encoding ATP-binding protein, producing MKADFNKFKASRWRLVALLLFVNASVLGLAWMSLDASYRQYQDRAAVTTRNTNRLVAQSIAGEIDQIDLGLRAISDEVSRLHAAGGSIRGPEMKAFLGRIQGRLKMTDSLRLADKAGDVIASSDGAQSGINTSDRQYFTVHRDNPEAGLAISPPILGRISNKWVLIFARRLTLADGSFGGIVFAPVTIAWFEQKFNDLEVGPQGTVVMRGDASRNFDLLARFPHAGYVGQTTVSQTFRARITANPQGGTYEAVAGADNIRRTFSYQPIANYPLITLVGMATEDYLGEWRKEGVKVIVLAGAFIIVTTLGGIGMLRTWRALERRTEELARSNADLEQFAYVASHDLQTPLRNIASYAQLLARRYEGRLDKDADEFIGYIVGGAKHMSSMIPDLLDYARVSRSPPELMPVDLNAVVKSVMTNLGPDLQESGATIKMDTLPVVLAEARQAESLFQNLLENALTYRQPDAPPQIEITATQEPKGLWRISVRDNGIGIEPAYFEKIFIIFQRLEPTRFPGGTGIGLALCRRIVHRFGGTIWVESEPKKGTTFNFTMRPSAEA from the coding sequence GTGAAGGCGGACTTCAACAAATTCAAGGCATCGCGCTGGCGGTTAGTCGCGTTGCTGTTGTTCGTCAATGCATCCGTGCTCGGCCTGGCCTGGATGTCGCTGGATGCCAGCTACCGCCAGTACCAGGACAGGGCGGCCGTCACCACCCGCAACACGAACCGGCTGGTGGCGCAAAGCATCGCCGGCGAAATCGATCAGATCGACCTGGGCCTGCGCGCCATCAGCGACGAGGTCTCGCGGCTTCACGCCGCCGGCGGCTCGATTCGCGGGCCGGAGATGAAGGCGTTTCTCGGGCGTATCCAGGGCCGCCTGAAGATGACCGACAGCCTGCGTCTTGCCGACAAGGCCGGCGACGTCATCGCCAGCTCGGATGGGGCACAGTCCGGAATCAATACGTCCGACCGCCAATACTTCACCGTGCATCGCGACAATCCCGAGGCCGGGCTGGCCATCTCGCCGCCAATTCTGGGGCGGATCAGCAACAAATGGGTGCTGATCTTCGCCCGCCGGCTGACCCTGGCCGACGGCAGCTTCGGCGGAATCGTCTTCGCGCCGGTGACCATCGCGTGGTTCGAGCAGAAGTTCAACGACCTGGAAGTCGGTCCGCAGGGCACCGTGGTGATGCGCGGCGACGCCTCCCGCAATTTCGACCTGCTCGCCCGTTTCCCCCATGCCGGCTACGTGGGGCAGACGACGGTGTCGCAGACGTTCCGCGCCCGTATCACCGCCAATCCCCAGGGCGGAACCTACGAGGCGGTGGCGGGCGCCGACAACATCCGGCGCACCTTCTCGTACCAGCCCATCGCCAATTACCCGCTGATCACCCTGGTCGGCATGGCGACCGAGGATTATCTGGGCGAATGGCGCAAGGAAGGCGTCAAGGTCATCGTCCTGGCCGGGGCCTTCATCATCGTCACCACGCTGGGCGGCATCGGCATGCTGCGCACCTGGCGGGCGCTGGAACGCCGCACCGAGGAACTGGCCCGCTCCAACGCCGATCTGGAACAGTTCGCCTACGTGGCGTCCCACGACCTGCAGACTCCGCTGCGCAATATCGCCAGTTACGCGCAATTGCTGGCGCGGCGCTACGAGGGGCGCCTGGACAAGGATGCCGACGAGTTCATCGGCTATATCGTCGGCGGCGCCAAGCACATGTCGTCGATGATTCCCGATCTGCTCGACTATGCCCGGGTCTCGCGCTCGCCGCCGGAACTGATGCCGGTCGATCTGAACGCGGTGGTGAAATCGGTTATGACCAATCTCGGTCCGGACCTGCAGGAATCGGGCGCCACCATCAAGATGGACACGCTGCCGGTGGTGCTGGCCGAGGCGCGGCAGGCGGAAAGCCTGTTCCAGAACCTGCTGGAAAACGCGCTCACCTATCGCCAGCCCGACGCCCCGCCGCAGATCGAGATCACCGCCACGCAGGAGCCCAAGGGCCTGTGGCGCATCTCGGTCCGCGACAACGGCATCGGCATCGAACCCGCCTATTTCGAGAAGATCTTCATCATCTTCCAGCGGCTGGAGCCGACGCGCTTCCCCGGGGGAACCGGCATCGGCCTGGCCCTGTGCCGGCGCATTGTCCATCGCTTCGGCGGCACCATCTGGGTCGAATCCGAACCCAAGAAGGGCACCACCTTCAACTTCACCATGCGGCCGTCGGCGGAGGCCTGA
- a CDS encoding fumarylacetoacetate hydrolase family protein, protein MTAHLFELALPAVAVKGEAALYPVRRVFCVGRNYAGHAREMGSDPNREPPFYFTKPADALVPGGGAIPYPPGTANLHHEVELVVALSAPVYKCTPDEARSAVFGHAVGLDMTRRDLQFAARDKGRPWCLGKAFEFSAPISALVRADQPKLAGRITLEVNGQLRQSGDINEMIWSVPEVIAHLSQYYHLGPGDLIFTGTPEGVGPVVPGDVLRGVIDGVGELEVTISAES, encoded by the coding sequence GTGACCGCCCACCTTTTCGAGCTTGCCCTTCCTGCCGTCGCCGTCAAGGGGGAAGCGGCCCTTTATCCGGTACGGCGCGTATTTTGCGTCGGGCGCAACTATGCCGGCCATGCCCGCGAGATGGGCAGCGACCCCAACCGCGAGCCGCCGTTCTATTTCACCAAGCCGGCCGACGCGCTGGTTCCCGGCGGCGGAGCGATCCCCTACCCGCCCGGCACCGCCAACCTTCACCACGAGGTGGAGCTGGTGGTGGCGCTGTCCGCCCCCGTCTACAAATGCACGCCCGACGAGGCCCGCTCGGCGGTGTTCGGCCACGCGGTCGGCCTGGACATGACCCGGCGCGACCTGCAATTCGCCGCCCGCGACAAGGGGCGCCCGTGGTGCCTGGGCAAGGCGTTCGAGTTCTCGGCCCCCATCTCGGCGCTGGTCCGCGCCGACCAGCCCAAACTGGCGGGGCGCATCACCCTGGAAGTCAACGGCCAGCTCCGCCAGAGCGGCGACATCAACGAAATGATCTGGTCGGTGCCCGAGGTGATCGCCCATCTGTCGCAATACTACCATCTGGGGCCGGGGGACCTGATCTTCACCGGAACGCCGGAAGGCGTCGGCCCGGTGGTGCCCGGCGACGTCCTGCGCGGGGTCATCGACGGAGTCGGGGAGCTGGAGGTGACCATCAGCGCCGAGAGCTGA